In one window of Chitinivorax tropicus DNA:
- a CDS encoding PhaM family polyhydroxyalkanoate granule multifunctional regulatory protein yields MADPFNPNDAFNFFRNLWKPLEAPMQAMFPPVSEEELDRKIQELKVVESWLVANVNMLQMTIKTLELQKAAFAAMKPADKPKADPGRP; encoded by the coding sequence ATGGCCGATCCGTTCAACCCCAATGATGCGTTCAACTTCTTCCGCAATTTGTGGAAGCCACTAGAAGCCCCGATGCAGGCAATGTTTCCGCCAGTGAGCGAAGAGGAGCTGGATCGGAAGATCCAGGAATTGAAAGTGGTGGAAAGCTGGCTGGTCGCCAATGTCAACATGCTGCAGATGACCATCAAAACCTTGGAGCTGCAGAAGGCCGCTTTCGCGGCCATGAAGCCTGCTGACAAACCGAAAGCCGATCCAGGCAGACCCTGA
- a CDS encoding substrate-binding periplasmic protein has translation MKGAAYWSALLYMAAFSSGWADDKTITLTSLEWPPYTGQALQNQGASAAVAKAAFEAMGYKLKIEFYPWSRAVGLVKTSKTHMGYFPEYHSTDNAKTFHYSDPIGKGPLGFAERADAPISWSRLSDLASKKIGVVQDYVNTDEFDGMVAAKQLKVDVATDDSKNLLKLGGGRIDLAVVDQNVMNYLLSNDKDLKSLKGKLKFNGKLLEDKNLFICFKKGPEGEKLAKLFNDGLKKINVDQIMGQHLK, from the coding sequence ATGAAAGGTGCAGCATATTGGTCGGCCTTATTGTATATGGCGGCTTTCTCCAGTGGGTGGGCTGACGATAAAACCATCACCTTGACCTCGTTGGAATGGCCTCCTTACACCGGGCAGGCATTGCAAAACCAAGGCGCGTCCGCTGCGGTGGCCAAGGCGGCTTTCGAGGCCATGGGCTATAAGCTCAAGATCGAATTCTACCCCTGGTCACGCGCAGTTGGTCTGGTCAAGACCAGCAAGACCCATATGGGGTACTTCCCTGAATATCACTCCACCGACAATGCCAAGACTTTTCATTATTCCGATCCAATCGGCAAGGGCCCGTTAGGGTTTGCCGAGCGTGCCGATGCCCCGATCAGCTGGAGCAGATTGAGCGACCTGGCCAGCAAGAAGATCGGCGTGGTTCAAGACTATGTGAATACCGATGAATTTGACGGCATGGTGGCGGCCAAGCAGCTGAAGGTCGATGTGGCAACCGACGACAGCAAGAATCTGCTCAAGTTGGGGGGAGGGCGTATCGACCTGGCGGTGGTTGATCAAAATGTCATGAATTACCTGTTGAGCAATGATAAGGATCTGAAATCACTCAAAGGTAAGCTCAAATTCAACGGCAAACTGCTGGAGGATAAAAATCTATTCATTTGTTTCAAGAAAGGCCCGGAAGGGGAAAAACTCGCCAAGCTTTTCAATGATGGGCTGAAGAAGATCAATGTTGATCAGATCATGGGCCAGCATCTGAAGTGA
- a CDS encoding acyltransferase, with protein sequence MLSFLPAPVIGVLASLLLFLNILFCASLLLGFAVIKLVLPFKPVRIVIDRLLNFFAENWVSGNSGWMRLTQPMNWTVRGADQLQYHGWYLVNSNHQSWVDIFVLQHIFGRRIPLLKFFLKRELIWVPIMGLAWWALDFPFMRRHSEAYLQKHPDQRGKDLETTRKACEKFALIPTSVMNFLEGTRYTSAKHQRQQSPYQHLLKPKAGGIALALNAMGDKFQSFLNVTIVYPDGIPTFWGFLCGKMGRVVVEVETLPIPMHFVGKDYQNDPTFKTDIQQWVHELWLEKDALIGRLLAESRS encoded by the coding sequence ATGCTTTCTTTCCTGCCTGCTCCCGTCATCGGGGTTTTGGCTTCACTGCTGCTGTTTCTCAATATCCTGTTCTGTGCCTCGCTGCTGCTGGGTTTCGCGGTGATCAAGCTGGTGCTGCCTTTCAAGCCGGTTCGTATCGTGATTGATCGATTGTTGAATTTTTTTGCCGAGAACTGGGTATCCGGCAATAGCGGCTGGATGCGCCTGACCCAGCCGATGAACTGGACAGTACGTGGCGCTGATCAGCTGCAGTATCACGGTTGGTATCTGGTCAACAGCAATCACCAGAGCTGGGTTGATATCTTTGTCCTGCAACATATATTCGGGCGTCGTATCCCTTTATTGAAGTTTTTCCTGAAACGAGAGCTGATCTGGGTGCCGATCATGGGGCTGGCGTGGTGGGCTCTGGATTTCCCATTCATGCGCCGTCACAGCGAGGCCTATTTGCAAAAGCACCCCGATCAGCGCGGCAAGGATCTGGAAACCACGCGCAAGGCTTGTGAGAAATTTGCGTTGATTCCCACAAGTGTCATGAATTTTCTGGAAGGCACGCGCTACACGTCCGCCAAGCACCAGCGTCAGCAGTCCCCTTACCAGCACCTGCTCAAACCCAAGGCAGGGGGGATCGCCCTGGCGCTGAATGCGATGGGTGACAAGTTCCAGTCGTTCCTCAATGTCACCATCGTCTATCCAGACGGCATCCCGACCTTCTGGGGTTTTCTCTGCGGCAAGATGGGGCGTGTGGTGGTGGAGGTGGAAACCCTGCCGATCCCTATGCATTTCGTCGGCAAGGATTATCAAAACGACCCGACCTTCAAAACCGACATCCAACAATGGGTGCATGAGCTTTGGCTGGAAAAAGACGCCTTGATCGGCAGGCTGCTGGCTGAATCCCGCAGCTAG
- a CDS encoding CBS domain-containing protein gives MPTLKAAFALVRIQSACLGDIMQHHYKTLKFAPVDPASTCVKADRGYTDVTLNHPALAVMTDFRHAPAFGIGEGMPVGTALEKMKTVGVRMLMVTDSDQLIHGIVTADDILGERALTALERTRVKRDELTVAEVMHPSHALYAFRMNDILNATVGDLLATLRSYGFQHVLVTTLENGQPKIRGLFSAAEIARHLHQDFDPLVRAQSFAELGRTLLGSVKQAA, from the coding sequence ATGCCTACACTGAAAGCAGCATTTGCACTTGTGCGTATTCAATCCGCTTGCCTGGGGGACATCATGCAGCATCACTACAAGACCTTGAAATTCGCCCCTGTCGATCCTGCCTCCACCTGCGTCAAGGCAGATCGCGGTTACACCGATGTCACACTCAATCACCCGGCCCTGGCCGTGATGACGGATTTCCGCCATGCGCCCGCATTTGGCATCGGTGAAGGCATGCCGGTCGGCACTGCGCTGGAAAAGATGAAGACGGTCGGTGTCCGCATGCTGATGGTGACAGACAGCGACCAGCTGATCCATGGCATCGTGACGGCAGATGACATTCTGGGCGAGCGTGCCCTGACCGCACTGGAACGCACACGGGTCAAACGGGATGAATTGACTGTCGCAGAGGTGATGCACCCCAGCCACGCGCTATATGCCTTCAGAATGAACGACATACTGAACGCGACGGTCGGTGACCTGTTGGCAACGTTACGCAGCTATGGCTTTCAGCATGTGCTGGTCACCACGCTCGAAAATGGACAGCCGAAAATCCGTGGGCTGTTCTCTGCCGCTGAGATCGCACGCCACCTACATCAGGATTTCGACCCGCTGGTGCGCGCCCAGAGCTTTGCAGAACTGGGTCGCACGCTGTTGGGCTCGGTCAAACAGGCAGCCTGA
- a CDS encoding DNA translocase FtsK — protein MNFLKNLKNFRKKKAQAVPNTHSPLPPQLAGLLRESWWLVMVVAAIYLVLVLLSYHPGDPGWSHSATRPGLHNRGGQVGAWVADVLLSLFGVSAWWWVVFCVSAIWWGYKRIDRVMSSPKPVLIIGMMGFLMLLISSCGIESLRLHSIHISLPMAPGGLLGEVIGNKLHQVFGFTGATLVMLATMAIGFSLYSGMSWLTVMERLGGWIEDSLFKARDNLEAWQDRKIGKAAQVEREVKVKTEKKKLDEAAPIHIEEPVLEIPVAKKVEREIEKEKKKEIQPVLFEDLPSPDASGELPPVTLLAPPPPVQESVAHDVLEFTSRLIERKLADFGVEVKVVAAYPGPVITRYEIEPAVGVKGAQIVNLMKDLARALGLVSIRVVETIPGKTYMGLELPNPKRQTVRLSELLSSEPYAQSSSLLTMVLGKDIAGKPVVADLGKMPHLLVAGTTGSGKSVGVNAMILSLLYKAAPHDVRFIMVDPKMLELSVYEGIPHLLAPVVTDMKLAANALNWCVAEMEKRYRLMSAMGVRNIAGYNQKLKDADKAGKKITNPFSLTPDDPEPLECLPFIVVVVDEFADLMMVAGKKIEELIARLAQKARAAGIHLILATQRPSVDVITGLIKANIPTRMAFQVSSKVDSRTILDQMGAEALLGQGDMLFLPPGTGYPQRVHGAFVADDEVHKVVEHLKQTGEPNYVEGILSGEALTGSGGDATGGGGGEADGEADPLYDEAVAIVLKTRRASISAVQRHLRIGYNRAARLIEQMETAGLVSPMEANGNRTVLAPNREE, from the coding sequence ATGAATTTCTTAAAAAACCTGAAAAATTTCCGGAAAAAAAAGGCCCAGGCCGTACCGAATACCCACTCGCCGCTGCCGCCACAACTGGCGGGGCTGCTGCGTGAGTCGTGGTGGTTGGTCATGGTAGTGGCAGCCATCTATCTGGTCCTGGTGCTGCTTTCCTATCACCCGGGTGATCCGGGCTGGTCGCATAGCGCAACGCGCCCAGGGCTGCATAATCGTGGCGGACAGGTCGGCGCCTGGGTGGCCGATGTGCTGCTTTCCTTGTTCGGCGTATCCGCCTGGTGGTGGGTCGTGTTCTGCGTATCAGCCATCTGGTGGGGCTATAAACGCATCGATCGGGTCATGAGCTCGCCCAAGCCAGTGTTGATCATCGGCATGATGGGTTTTCTGATGTTGCTGATTTCTTCGTGCGGGATCGAATCGCTACGGCTGCACTCCATCCACATTTCGCTCCCAATGGCGCCGGGCGGGCTGCTGGGCGAGGTGATCGGCAACAAGCTGCATCAGGTATTCGGCTTCACTGGCGCTACGCTGGTGATGTTGGCGACCATGGCCATTGGGTTCTCCCTATATAGCGGCATGTCCTGGTTGACTGTCATGGAAAGACTGGGCGGCTGGATTGAGGACAGCCTATTTAAAGCCCGCGACAACCTGGAGGCCTGGCAGGATCGGAAGATCGGCAAAGCAGCGCAGGTGGAGCGCGAAGTCAAAGTCAAGACAGAGAAGAAGAAGCTGGATGAGGCAGCGCCCATCCACATCGAGGAGCCGGTTCTGGAGATCCCGGTCGCCAAAAAGGTGGAAAGGGAGATCGAGAAGGAGAAGAAAAAGGAAATCCAGCCTGTGTTGTTCGAGGATCTGCCCTCACCCGATGCGTCAGGCGAGCTGCCGCCAGTCACCTTGCTGGCCCCGCCACCACCAGTGCAGGAGAGCGTAGCGCACGATGTGCTGGAATTCACATCACGTCTGATCGAACGCAAGCTGGCAGATTTCGGCGTAGAGGTCAAAGTAGTGGCGGCCTATCCAGGCCCGGTCATCACCCGCTACGAGATCGAGCCTGCCGTGGGGGTTAAAGGCGCACAGATCGTCAACCTGATGAAGGATCTGGCCCGTGCGTTAGGCCTGGTCAGCATCCGCGTGGTCGAGACGATTCCTGGCAAGACCTATATGGGCCTGGAGCTGCCCAACCCAAAACGGCAGACCGTCCGCCTGTCTGAATTGCTCTCCTCCGAGCCCTATGCGCAGAGCAGCTCGTTGCTGACCATGGTGCTGGGCAAGGACATTGCCGGTAAGCCCGTGGTGGCAGACCTCGGCAAAATGCCGCATTTGCTGGTTGCGGGCACCACCGGCTCCGGCAAGTCAGTCGGGGTGAATGCGATGATTCTGTCGCTGCTGTACAAGGCCGCTCCACACGATGTCCGTTTCATCATGGTGGATCCGAAAATGCTGGAGCTGTCGGTGTATGAGGGCATACCACATCTGCTGGCCCCCGTGGTCACCGACATGAAACTAGCCGCCAACGCCCTGAATTGGTGCGTGGCGGAGATGGAAAAGCGCTATCGCCTGATGTCGGCCATGGGGGTGCGTAATATCGCGGGCTACAACCAGAAGCTCAAGGATGCAGACAAAGCCGGCAAAAAGATCACCAACCCATTCAGCCTGACACCGGACGACCCGGAGCCGCTGGAATGTCTACCCTTCATCGTGGTAGTGGTGGATGAATTCGCTGATCTGATGATGGTGGCGGGTAAAAAAATCGAGGAATTGATCGCCCGCCTGGCACAGAAAGCCCGTGCAGCAGGCATCCACCTGATCCTGGCTACCCAGCGCCCTTCGGTAGATGTGATCACCGGCTTGATCAAAGCCAACATCCCGACCCGGATGGCTTTCCAGGTATCCAGCAAGGTCGATTCCCGCACCATCCTCGACCAGATGGGGGCAGAAGCCCTGCTGGGCCAAGGTGACATGCTGTTCCTGCCCCCTGGCACCGGCTACCCACAGCGGGTACATGGCGCGTTCGTGGCGGATGACGAAGTCCACAAAGTCGTGGAGCACCTGAAACAGACCGGCGAACCCAACTATGTGGAGGGCATCCTGTCTGGCGAAGCGCTGACTGGCAGTGGCGGGGATGCCACCGGAGGCGGGGGGGGCGAGGCGGACGGCGAGGCCGACCCACTTTACGATGAAGCCGTGGCCATTGTGTTGAAAACACGCCGGGCTTCGATCTCCGCCGTGCAACGGCACCTACGCATCGGCTATAACCGCGCTGCCCGCCTGATCGAACAGATGGAGACAGCAGGTCTGGTCTCACCCATGGAAGCAAACGGCAATCGAACAGTGCTCGCGCCCAACCGCGAGGAATGA